Proteins from a genomic interval of Nitrospina gracilis Nb-211:
- a CDS encoding UPF0182 family membrane protein — protein sequence MKMSRKWFVTLVAVVLFLLLFTEKLVSFYIDLVWFEKYGLLSVIWTILGSQFGFGFLFGGLFLAVTFGILRRVYQKTSHLPVILADQTRRDMPFLEMVADNLKPLVLLLPLIFSVFIGLIAAERWDVSLKFLNHVRFGEADPIFNKDYSFYIFVLPFLEMLKGWLWAGLALIGFGVSLIYFFKQYIFLSPKGFATLPEARRTLSWLAAFAFLNLAFDIYLRRYGLLIQSDSQVVAGISYADDWGRLPAYSLLIALSFAGTALSILNINRENLRRIFIWAVAVTVIYATGNVYPNLLKRFVVDPNELEKETPYIEHTIAGTVRGYNLQNVEENVLAGANSLDAATIQKNNLTIENIRLWDQEPLLDTLGQIQEIRTYYQFSAVDNDRYMLNGKYQQTLLSPRELDSSSLPNRTWINEHLTFTHGYGVSLSPVNQVTPEGLPVLHIKDIPPQSSIDKQITQPEIYYGELTKGYVFVNTGTEEFDYPKGEKNVYKNYEGKGGIAVNSFLRKVLLAARFKTMKILFSNDIVNESRVLLYRNITERVEKVAPFLRLDRDPYMVITDDGRLVWMYDAYTTSDKFPYSQSIRDPEVIRGVANYIRNSVKITIDAYDGTMTFYITDPKDPIIATYQKLFPAMFQPFEKMPDDLRRHIRYPADLFAIQAFVYGTYHMETPQVFYNKEDQWQIPMIDGKLMRPYYTIMKLPDKEREEYILMLPFTPRNKENLSAWMVARSDGDDYGKTAVYTFPKQKLVYGPSQIVARINQDANISRQISLWDQRGSNVIQGNLLVIPIDGSLIYVRPLYLKAEGGKIPELKRVIVSYLDQIAMEPTLDQALRKIFKGLEATSDAPTPPGTEQPEETDEATVQAKAPSGTIVLKHSDYLKIKEYYQRTLRSQALLDNAIAGYKEDLKDLGALLENAEVVEPPVEKKKKEGTEPTAP from the coding sequence ATGAAAATGTCCCGCAAATGGTTCGTGACCCTCGTCGCGGTGGTCCTGTTTCTCCTCCTGTTCACCGAGAAACTGGTCTCATTTTATATTGATCTCGTCTGGTTCGAAAAATACGGCCTGTTGTCCGTCATCTGGACCATCCTCGGCTCGCAGTTCGGCTTCGGTTTCCTGTTCGGCGGACTGTTTCTGGCGGTGACGTTCGGCATCCTGCGCCGTGTGTACCAGAAAACCTCGCACCTGCCGGTGATCCTGGCCGACCAGACCCGGCGCGACATGCCGTTTCTGGAGATGGTCGCCGACAACCTGAAGCCGCTGGTCCTGCTCCTCCCCCTGATCTTCAGCGTGTTCATTGGCCTCATTGCGGCGGAGCGCTGGGATGTGTCGTTGAAGTTTCTCAACCACGTCCGCTTCGGCGAAGCCGATCCCATTTTCAACAAAGATTATTCCTTTTACATTTTCGTTCTGCCGTTTCTGGAAATGCTGAAAGGCTGGTTGTGGGCGGGACTGGCGTTGATCGGTTTCGGCGTCTCGCTCATTTACTTTTTCAAGCAGTACATTTTTCTGTCGCCGAAAGGATTCGCCACGCTTCCCGAAGCGCGGCGCACTTTGTCCTGGCTGGCGGCGTTTGCGTTTCTCAACCTGGCTTTCGACATTTATCTGCGCCGTTACGGACTGCTGATCCAGTCCGACTCGCAGGTGGTGGCGGGCATCAGTTACGCGGACGACTGGGGCCGCCTGCCCGCCTACAGCCTGCTCATCGCGCTGTCCTTCGCGGGCACGGCGCTCAGCATCCTCAACATCAACCGTGAAAACCTGCGCCGCATCTTCATCTGGGCCGTGGCGGTGACGGTGATCTACGCCACCGGCAACGTGTATCCCAACCTGCTCAAGCGATTTGTGGTCGATCCCAACGAACTGGAAAAGGAAACGCCTTACATCGAACACACCATCGCCGGCACGGTGCGCGGCTACAATTTGCAAAACGTCGAGGAAAACGTGCTGGCCGGGGCCAACTCGCTGGACGCCGCCACCATCCAGAAAAACAACCTGACCATCGAGAACATCCGCCTGTGGGATCAGGAACCCCTTCTGGACACGCTGGGGCAGATCCAGGAAATCCGCACCTACTACCAGTTCAGCGCCGTGGACAACGACCGGTACATGCTCAATGGCAAATACCAGCAGACGCTCCTGTCACCGCGTGAGCTGGATTCGTCCAGTCTGCCCAACCGAACGTGGATCAACGAACACCTCACCTTCACCCACGGTTACGGCGTGTCGCTGAGTCCGGTGAACCAGGTGACGCCGGAAGGCCTGCCCGTGCTCCACATCAAGGACATCCCACCGCAGTCGTCCATCGACAAGCAGATCACGCAGCCGGAAATTTATTACGGGGAGCTGACAAAAGGCTACGTGTTCGTGAACACCGGCACCGAGGAGTTTGATTACCCCAAAGGGGAGAAAAACGTTTACAAGAATTACGAGGGCAAGGGCGGCATCGCGGTCAATTCCTTCTTGCGCAAGGTCCTGCTGGCGGCGCGCTTCAAGACGATGAAGATCCTGTTCTCCAACGACATCGTCAATGAAAGCCGCGTTCTGCTGTACCGCAACATCACCGAGCGCGTGGAGAAGGTCGCGCCATTCCTCCGGCTGGACCGCGATCCCTACATGGTGATCACCGATGACGGGCGGCTGGTGTGGATGTACGACGCCTACACCACGAGCGACAAGTTTCCCTATTCGCAGTCGATCCGCGACCCGGAAGTGATCCGCGGCGTCGCCAACTACATCCGCAACTCCGTGAAGATCACCATCGACGCCTACGACGGCACGATGACGTTTTACATCACCGATCCCAAAGACCCGATCATCGCCACCTACCAGAAACTGTTCCCGGCCATGTTCCAGCCGTTCGAGAAAATGCCGGACGATCTGCGCCGCCACATCCGCTATCCGGCGGACCTGTTCGCCATCCAGGCGTTCGTGTACGGCACCTATCACATGGAAACGCCGCAGGTGTTCTACAACAAGGAAGACCAGTGGCAGATCCCGATGATCGACGGTAAGCTGATGCGCCCTTATTACACCATCATGAAACTGCCGGACAAGGAAAGGGAGGAATACATCCTCATGCTTCCCTTCACACCGCGCAACAAGGAAAACCTGTCGGCGTGGATGGTGGCGCGCAGTGACGGAGACGATTACGGCAAGACGGCGGTGTACACCTTTCCGAAACAAAAACTGGTATACGGTCCGTCGCAGATCGTAGCGCGCATCAACCAGGACGCGAACATTTCGCGCCAGATTTCATTGTGGGATCAGCGCGGGTCCAACGTGATCCAGGGCAACCTGCTGGTCATTCCCATCGATGGTTCGCTGATCTACGTGCGGCCGCTGTACCTGAAGGCCGAGGGCGGCAAGATTCCGGAGCTGAAACGCGTGATCGTGAGCTATCTCGACCAGATCGCCATGGAACCGACGCTCGACCAGGCGCTGAGAAAAATCTTCAAAGGACTGGAGGCAACCAGCGACGCACCGACCCCGCCCGGGACCGAACAGCCTGAGGAGACGGACGAGGCGACGGTCCAGGCGAAGGCACCTTCGGGAACGATTGTTCTCAAGCACTCGGACTATCTGAAGATCAAGGAATACTACCAGCGCACCCTG
- a CDS encoding thioredoxin family protein, translating into MALTHSTMVPLGTRAPAFSLPGTDGKVYSLDSFQDTEVLVIIFMCNHCPYVKAVLQRLIDLQNKFADRSVQLVGINANDAVKYPDDSMESMKKVAKEKGIPFPYLFDETQEIAKAYDAVCTPDIYVFGPERKLLYRGRIDDNWEHPEKVTRRDLEDAINAILDGQPMLEEQIPSMGCSIKWK; encoded by the coding sequence ATGGCATTGACTCATTCCACAATGGTTCCACTGGGAACCCGGGCTCCGGCTTTTTCCCTGCCCGGTACCGACGGCAAAGTCTATTCGCTGGACAGCTTCCAGGATACGGAAGTGCTGGTGATCATTTTCATGTGCAACCACTGCCCATACGTGAAGGCGGTTCTGCAACGGCTGATCGACCTGCAAAACAAATTCGCCGACCGGAGTGTGCAGCTCGTCGGCATCAACGCCAACGACGCGGTGAAGTACCCGGACGACTCCATGGAGAGCATGAAGAAGGTCGCGAAGGAAAAAGGCATTCCGTTCCCGTACCTGTTCGACGAAACGCAGGAGATCGCGAAAGCATACGATGCCGTGTGCACGCCGGACATCTATGTGTTCGGCCCGGAGCGGAAACTTTTGTACCGCGGACGCATCGACGACAACTGGGAGCATCCCGAAAAAGTTACGCGCCGCGACCTGGAAGACGCCATCAACGCCATCCTCGATGGCCAGCCCATGCTGGAGGAGCAGATTCCCTCCATGGGTTGCTCCATCAAATGGAAATAA
- a CDS encoding radical SAM protein codes for MELAPKVPIPEQAPVIEKVPEVPMTGLETLWLQIGGTLCNLACTHCFISCHPKNDTIPFMTLKQTRQRLEESKQLNVRDYYITGGEVFLNPEIFEILSAILEYGPCTILTNGLLLTPKRVERLVEIRNHAAHEMHFRVSLDSLDEKENDAVRGENCFRLALQGIANLSKAGFSTHLTMVRSWDDEEDAIWEKKALAFMKEHHVPDPHVKFLPGFLMGELARTERGYHENERVTEKCFENYPITSLQCASSRMATAQGVYVCPILVEEPSAKMGDTLEETLRPFPLSHPACYTCRISGMTCKS; via the coding sequence ATGGAACTCGCACCGAAAGTCCCCATCCCGGAACAGGCGCCGGTGATCGAAAAGGTCCCGGAAGTGCCGATGACGGGGCTCGAAACCCTGTGGCTCCAGATCGGCGGCACGTTATGCAACCTTGCCTGCACGCACTGTTTCATCAGTTGCCATCCCAAAAACGACACCATCCCGTTCATGACGCTGAAGCAGACGCGCCAGCGGCTGGAGGAATCCAAACAACTCAACGTGCGGGATTACTACATCACCGGCGGCGAGGTGTTTCTGAACCCGGAGATCTTCGAAATCCTGTCAGCGATCCTCGAGTACGGGCCGTGCACCATCCTGACCAACGGCCTGCTATTGACGCCGAAACGCGTCGAACGGCTGGTGGAAATCCGCAACCACGCCGCGCACGAAATGCATTTTCGCGTGAGCCTCGACAGTCTGGACGAAAAGGAAAACGACGCCGTCCGCGGAGAAAACTGTTTCCGTCTCGCGCTCCAGGGCATCGCGAATCTTTCCAAAGCGGGATTCTCGACACACCTGACGATGGTCCGAAGCTGGGACGACGAGGAAGACGCCATCTGGGAAAAAAAGGCGCTCGCCTTCATGAAAGAGCACCACGTGCCCGATCCACACGTTAAGTTTCTGCCCGGTTTCCTGATGGGCGAGCTGGCGCGCACGGAACGCGGTTATCACGAAAACGAACGCGTCACCGAAAAATGTTTCGAGAACTACCCCATCACCAGCCTGCAATGCGCGTCCTCGCGCATGGCGACGGCGCAGGGCGTTTACGTATGCCCCATCCTCGTCGAAGAACCCTCCGCCAAAATGGGCGACACGCTGGAAGAAACCCTGCGTCCGTTTCCCTTAAGCCATCCCGCCTGCTACACCTGCCGAATCTCCGGCATGACCTGCAAAAGCTGA